A genomic region of Desulfobulbaceae bacterium contains the following coding sequences:
- the argB gene encoding acetylglutamate kinase, with protein MKTAVEKAKVLIESLPYIKTFANKTVVIKYGGHAMVDDALKRSFALDIIMLKYIGINPVIVHGGGPQINEFLKKMNIQSDYVQGMRVTDGATMDVVEMVLVGKVNKEIVSLINLHGGKAVGLSGRDGDLVRARKMKILKSQLKDAPPEIIDLGRVGEVTAVNPEVLEVLDAKDFIPVIAPVGVGDDGQSYNINADLVAGAIASRLKAEKLVLLTDVAGVLDKDKNLIPTMTCAEAREQIEAGIIVGGMIPKVRCCMDAVLAGVKKAHIIDGRLEHSILLEIFTRQGIGSEVVA; from the coding sequence ATGAAAACAGCGGTAGAAAAGGCAAAAGTTCTGATTGAATCCCTGCCTTACATTAAGACCTTTGCCAACAAGACGGTGGTCATTAAATACGGCGGCCACGCTATGGTGGATGATGCCTTGAAGCGGAGTTTCGCGCTCGATATTATTATGCTGAAATACATTGGCATTAATCCGGTCATTGTCCATGGAGGCGGCCCTCAGATCAACGAGTTTCTGAAAAAAATGAATATCCAATCCGATTATGTCCAAGGGATGCGGGTGACGGACGGCGCGACCATGGATGTGGTGGAAATGGTCCTGGTCGGGAAGGTCAATAAGGAGATTGTCAGCCTGATTAATCTCCATGGCGGGAAGGCGGTTGGTCTCTCTGGCCGGGACGGCGACTTGGTCAGGGCCAGGAAGATGAAGATCCTGAAGAGTCAGCTCAAGGATGCGCCACCTGAAATTATTGATTTAGGTCGGGTGGGTGAAGTTACAGCCGTCAATCCAGAGGTGCTGGAGGTCTTGGATGCGAAGGATTTTATCCCGGTCATAGCCCCGGTTGGAGTCGGAGATGATGGCCAGTCATATAATATTAACGCCGATCTGGTGGCCGGAGCAATTGCCTCGCGGCTCAAGGCGGAAAAATTGGTCCTGTTGACCGATGTTGCAGGGGTTCTGGATAAGGATAAAAACTTGATTCCAACAATGACGTGCGCTGAGGCTCGAGAGCAGATTGAGGCAGGAATCATTGTTGGCGGCATGATTCCCAAGGTCCGCTGCTGCATGGATGCGGTCTTGGCCGGAGTCAAGAAGGCGCATATTATTGATGGGCGTCTGGAGCACTCTATTCTGCTCGAGATATTCACCCGTCAGGGAATCGGCTCTGAGGTGGTGGCATGA
- a CDS encoding aspartate aminotransferase family protein, which produces MTSNKEIIDQSSAVFIGTYTRFPVAMVEGRGCYLKDADGREYLDFLSGIAVCSLGHCHPVVTKAICEQAAKLVHVSNLFHTEPQTKLATALVAHSFADRVFFANSGAEANEAAIKLARIASAEGRYEVISLEGSFHGRTLATVAATGQKKFHQGFEPMPQGFAAAPFGDLKALEAMITPATCAILCEPLQGESGVRPLEHDYLMGIREICDRHGLFLIFDEVQVGMGRTGTLFAHEQLGVTPDIMTLAKAISNGLPLGAMLTTEKIATALVPGTHASTFGGNPVSCAAGVAVLTTLLAPGFLEQVQSRGAYLARRLSDVAVKYPDLFQGVRGMGLIQGLVMTDAGVAQGPGIIKALFENGVLANFAGNVALRFIPPLIVSEEEIDLMIDGLEAVLSGIC; this is translated from the coding sequence ATGACATCAAATAAGGAAATTATTGATCAGAGTAGCGCCGTCTTTATCGGGACTTATACCCGGTTTCCAGTGGCAATGGTCGAGGGTCGGGGCTGTTATCTTAAAGACGCTGATGGTCGGGAATACCTTGATTTTCTCTCCGGGATTGCGGTTTGCAGTCTTGGCCATTGTCATCCGGTGGTGACCAAAGCCATCTGTGAACAGGCGGCGAAGCTTGTCCATGTCTCCAATCTCTTTCATACCGAGCCACAAACCAAGCTGGCAACAGCCTTGGTTGCTCACTCGTTTGCTGATCGGGTCTTCTTCGCTAACTCCGGCGCCGAGGCCAATGAGGCAGCAATTAAACTTGCTCGTATTGCAAGCGCAGAGGGTCGTTACGAAGTCATCAGCCTTGAAGGGTCATTCCATGGCCGTACCTTGGCTACGGTGGCGGCCACAGGGCAGAAAAAATTTCATCAGGGTTTTGAACCCATGCCCCAGGGTTTTGCTGCCGCTCCTTTTGGCGATCTCAAGGCTCTGGAAGCCATGATTACACCCGCAACCTGCGCCATCCTCTGTGAGCCGTTGCAGGGAGAAAGCGGGGTTCGGCCTTTGGAGCATGATTATCTGATGGGAATCAGAGAGATATGTGATAGGCACGGGCTCTTTTTGATCTTTGATGAGGTTCAAGTAGGTATGGGCCGGACCGGGACTTTGTTCGCCCATGAGCAGCTCGGAGTGACCCCGGATATCATGACTCTCGCCAAGGCTATCAGTAACGGTCTGCCGTTAGGAGCGATGCTGACCACTGAAAAAATTGCGACCGCTTTGGTGCCGGGAACCCACGCTTCTACCTTTGGGGGTAATCCGGTGTCCTGTGCTGCCGGGGTGGCGGTGTTAACGACACTGCTTGCACCCGGATTTTTGGAACAGGTTCAAAGCCGAGGGGCGTATCTTGCCCGCCGATTGTCGGATGTAGCCGTGAAATACCCGGACTTGTTTCAAGGGGTCCGCGGGATGGGTTTGATCCAGGGCCTGGTGATGACGGATGCCGGGGTGGCTCAAGGGCCAGGAATAATCAAGGCGCTTTTTGAAAACGGAGTGCTGGCTAACTTTGCT